The following proteins are encoded in a genomic region of Enoplosus armatus isolate fEnoArm2 chromosome 11, fEnoArm2.hap1, whole genome shotgun sequence:
- the slc38a11 gene encoding putative sodium-coupled neutral amino acid transporter 11 has protein sequence MAKQFNNEEGATLIPPLKAAGEPRSSMISASFNFINSIIGSGIIGLPYALNQAGLPFGLLLLIVVAFITDYSIVLLIKGGNLSGTNSYQSLVQSTFGFPGFLVLSGLQFLYPFIAMISYNITTGDTLTKVFQRIPGVGPDHILAERHFVILLTTVAFTLPLSLYRNIEKLGKVSFLSMVLTLTILVIVIIRAATFGHQILPTDNAWAFAKWNAIQAVGVMSFAFICHHNSFLIYGSLEQPTLANWSRVTHVSVGSALLFSVAFAVAGYTTFTGYTQGDIFENYCRNDNLATFGRFCFGLSIITTFPLECFVTREVVSNVICRRDLSKAEHVAITLVIVALCASISLAFDCLGVVLELNGVLSATPLIFIIPSACFLKLSPGRWFHGENLISIILILLGVFIMITGLAMTGLYPQDCSHGVEMFYCADANVSGTVPPV, from the exons ATGGCTAAGCAG tttAACAATGAAGAAGGGGCAACATTAATTCCTCCACTAAAAGCTGCTGGAGAGCCCAGGAGTTCAATGATATCTGCGTCTTTTAATTTCATCAATTCCATTATAGGATCTGGAATAATTG GTTTGCCATATGCATTGAACCAGGCAGGGCTCCCGTTTGGCCTTCTGCTGTTGATAGTTGTTGCATTCATCACAG ACTACTCAATCGTCTTACTAATCAAAGGAGGCAACTTGTCAGGAACAAACAGTTATCAGTCACTGGTGCAAAGCACATTTGGTTTCCCTGGATTTCTGGTTTTATCTGGACTGCAGTTCCTTTATCCTTTTATTG CTATGATCAGCTACAACATCACAACTGGTGACACACTGACCAAAGTATTTCAGAGAATACCAGGAG TTGGTCCAGATCACATACTTGCAGAGCGTCACTTTGTGATCTTGCTAACAACCGTTGCATTTACGCTGCCTCTCTCGCTTTATCGAAACATTGAGAAACTGGGGAAG GTGTCCTTCCTGTCAATGGTGCTGACACTTACCATCCTCGTCATTGTAATCATCAGAGCAGCTACCTTTGGACAccaaat CCTCCCTACAGACAATGCATGGGCATTTGCAAAGTGGAATGCAATTCAGGCAGTTGGTGTAATGTCGTTTG CCTTTATATGCCACCACAACAGCTTTCTTATCTACGGTTCTCTGGAGCAGCCCACACTAGCCAACTGGTCTCGGGTCACCCACGTGTCTGTAGGCTCTGCGCTATTATTCAGTGTTGCCTTTGCTGTTGCTGGCTACACCACCTTCACTGGCTACACACAAG GAGACATATTTGAGAACTACTGCAGAAATGATAACCTGGCAACATTCGGCCGCTTCTGTTTTGGCCTCAGCATAATAACCACATTTCCACTGGAGTGTTTCGTTACGCGAGAG GTGGTATCCAATGTCATTTGCAGGAGGGATCTTTCAAAAGCTGAACATGTGGCCATAACGTTGGTCATAGTTGCACTTTGCGCGTCAATATCTTTGGCCTTTGACTGTCTGGGAGTTGTTCTGGAGCTGAAT GGCGTTCTGAGCGCCACCCCTCTTATCTTCATCATTCCATCTGCGTGCTTCCTCAAACTCTCCCCCGGCCGCTGGTTCCATGGTGAAAACTTGATATCCATCATCCTGATATTACTCGGTGTGTTTATCATGATCACCGGTTTGGCCATGACTGGCCTCTACCCTCAGGATTGCTCACATGGCGTGGAGATGTTCTACTGTGCAGACGCCAATGTCTCTGGCACTGTGCCACCTGTATGA
- the scn1laa gene encoding sodium channel, voltage-gated, type I-like, alpha, whose amino-acid sequence MEQLLVPPGPDSFRPFTLESLTAIETRIAEEKAKKPKGQKRKRKDKNGLKPSRDLEAGNSLPLLYGDAPKDMVSIPLEDLDPCYCNQKTFIVLNKANVIFRFNAAPALYLLSPFNFLRRISIRILVHSLFSMVIMCTIIANCGVMTLSRPPEWAKNVEYSFTAIYTFESLVKILARGFCIGKFTFLRDPWNWLDFSVIVMAYVTEFVNLGNLSVLRTFRVLRALKAISVIPGLKTIVGALFQSVKKLANVMILTVFCLSVFALIGLQLFMGHLRQKCVLMPMNDTSTINWTEHTLNKSEYFIFLCNHYYLPGKRDPLLCGNGSEAGQCPEGYLCLRVGRNPDYDYTSFDSFGWAFLSLFRLMTQDYWEKLYQQTLRASGKPYMIFFVLVIFLGSFYLVNLILAVVAMAYEEQSQATIKEAKEKEDEFQAMLEQLKRQQEDAQAAATAAAESGEVSDKVGGIESSSENSKLSSKSAKERRNRRKKRKEEEGKGADKKFPKSESLDSMKKGRCRFSVDANLLNYDMKCSSAHQSFLSFRGPLFSSRRNSRTSLFSFRSQVQDVGSENEFADDENSIFEDNLSWRGSLFLPRSCDRRSSSMSQRSFLPHLLLPPNGIKHSSVDCNGVVSLVGGNSLPSSPVGLLLPKVTVDMASTGDNADTTDTEYRQAGGGTHQEFMDFLEGPEARQRAHSIASVITSTMEELEESRQRCPPCWYNFAHTFLIWECCPVWLKIKNMVKLIVMDPFVDLTITICIVLNTLFMAMEHYPMTPSFAHMLAVGNQVFTGIFTAEMVLKIIALDPYHYFQEGWNIFDGIIVSLSLVELCLENVVGMSVLRSFRLLRVFKLAKSWPTLNTLIKIIGNSVGALGNLTLVLAIIVFIFAVVGMQLFGKNYKDCVCKISDDCTLPRWHMSDFFHSFLIVFRVLCGEWIETMWDCMEVAGTTMCIIVYMMVMVIGNLVVLNLFLALLLSSFSADNLAATEDDSDNNLQVALGRIQKGIAFAKSLLRSSCNSVCLRNKKKGKGEDKSLDELHKPFGPNGVPNHTIKDFPKNGNGDVIGVDKNGDKYIVSSKSDDSIMSFINNPSLTVIVPIAVGESDFENLNTEDFSSASSDAAGCHVIIEDDGQFSSSEGSTVEAGGDVESVDFELEESIEPDACFPDGCVKKFPCCQVNTDVGWWKVWWTLRKTCYRIVEHNWFESFIIFMILLSSGALAFEDIYIEKRKTIKTILEFADKIFTYIFILEMLLKWVAYGYAKYFTNAWCWLDFLIVDVSLVSMVANAIGYSDLGPIKSLRTLRALRPLRALSRFEGMRVVVNALLGAIPSIFNVLLVCLIFWLIFSIMGVNLFAGKYYQCINRTTDKRFLTSEVKHKNDCLALGNEARWKNHKINFDNVGLGYLALLQVATFKGWTDIMYAAVDSQSKVPDDQPEYEINLKMYMYFVVFIIFGAFFTLNLFIGVIIDNFNQQKKKLGGQDIFMTEEQKKYYNAMKKLGSKKPQKPIPRPSNKIQGYIFDFTTKQAFDIVIMVLIWLNMVTMMVETADQSEQKGHILYWINLVFICIFTGECLLKMISLRQYYFTNGWNVFDFIVVILSVIGMSLSNVIQKYFVSPTLFRVIRLARIGRILRLIKSAKGIRTLLFALMMSLPALFNIGLLLFLVMFIYAIFGMSNFAYVKHESGIDDLFNFETFGNSMICLFQITTSAGWDGLLAPILNKHKDDCSPTTEHPGSSGTGDCGNPPVGIAFFVSYIIVCFLIVVNMYIAVILENFSVATEESSDPLSEDDFEMFYEIWERFDPSATQFVEYNKLSEFADALEPPLRIAEPNKLELISMDLPMVSGERIHCLDILFAFTKRVLGEGGEMDILRGQMEERFMASNPSKVSYEPITTTLRRKQEDSSAIVIQRAFRHYAKKCAAIKLCDTSSDNIQKDETVIDKEDLVADKLKEISCADKSELTPSTAAQPSCNSVTTNGKNKYEKDKSEKEVVGKDVSEQDM is encoded by the exons ATGGAACAGCTGCTTGTACCACCAGGTCCAGACAGCTTCCGCCCCTTTACTCTCGAGTCCCTCACAGCCATCGAGACACGGATAGCCGAGGAGAAAGCCAAGAAGCCCAagggacagaaaagaaaacgcAAAGATAAGAATGGGCTCAAGCCCAGCCGTGACCTGGAGGCGGGCAACTCACTCCCTCTTCTGTATGGGGATGCTCCGAAAGACATGGTGTCGATACCGCTGGAGGACCTGGATCCCTGCTACTGTAATCAGAAA actTTCATAGTATTAAACAAAGCAAATGTCATCTTCCGCTTCAACGCCGCTCCTGCCTTGTACCTCCTGAGCCCCTTCAACTTTCTCAGAAGAATATCAATTAGGATTTTGGTACACTC ATTGTTCAGTATGGTGATCATGTGCACTATCATCGCCAACTGTGGAGTTATGACGCTGAGTCGACCCCCTGAATGGGCAAAGAACGTAGA GTACTCATTTACTGCAATCTACACGTTTGAATCCCTCGTAAAGATTTTAGCTCGAGGGTTCTGCATAGGGAAGTTCACATTCCTAAGAGATCCCTGGAACTGGCTGGATTTCAGTGTCATTGTCATGGC GTATGTAACAGAGTTTGTAAACCTAGGCAATCTGTCAGTTCTTCGCACATTCAGAGTGCTGAGAGCTCTTAAAGCCATTTCAGTTATCCCAG GCCTGAAGACCATCGTTGGTGCGTTGTTCCAATCAGTGAAGAAGCTTGCCAATGTGATGATCCTCACCGTCTTCTGCCTGAGCGTCTTCGCCCTCATAGGGTTACAACTGTTCATGGGCCATTTAAGGCAAAAGTGTGTACTGATGCCGATGAATGACACTTCCACCATCAACTGGACTGAGCACACACTTAATAAGAGTGagtatttcattttcctct GTAATCACTACTACCTTCCAGGCAAACGAGATCCATTGCTTTGTGGAAATGGAAGTGAAGCTGG GCAATGTCCAGAGGGGTATTTATGCCTCAGAGTGGGAAGGAACCCAGACTATGATTACACCAGTTTTGACTCGTTTGGCTGGGCCTTCCTCTCCCTGTTTAGACTGATGACACAGGATTATTGGGAAAAACTTTACCAGCAG ACCTTGCGAGCATCTGGGAAGCCCTACATGATCTTTTTTGTGCTGGTGATATTCCTTGGTTCCTTCTACCTGGTCAACCTGATCCTGGCTGTAGTAGCTATGGCCTACGAGGAGCAGAGCCAGGCCACCATAAAGGAGGCtaaggagaaggaggatgagTTTCAGGCCATGCTTGAGCAGCTGAAACGGCAGCAAGAGGACGCTCAG GCAGCagcaactgcagctgcagagagcgGGGAGGTCAGCGACAAAGTCGGTGGCATTGAGAGCTCCTCTGAAAACTCCAAGCTCAGCTCCAAAAGTGCCAAAGAGAGACgcaacaggagaaaaaaaagaaaggaggaggagggaaaaggggcTGATAAGAAGTTTCCTAAATCCGAGTCGCTGGACAGTATGAAGAAAGGTCGCTGCCGCTTCTCTGTGGATGCAAACCTGCTCAACTATGACATGAAATGCTCATCCGCTCATCAG TCCTTTCTGAGTTTCCGCGGACCCTTGTTCTCATCCAGACGGAACAGCAGGACCAGCCTTTTTAGTTTCCGAAGCCAAGTGCAGGACGTGGGCTCAGAAAATGAGTTTGCCGATGATGAGAACAGCATTTTTGAAGACAACCTGAGTTGGAGGGGCTCTTTGTTTCTTCCCCGGAGTTGTGATCgacgcagcagcagcatgagcCAACGCAGCTTTTTGCCGCATCTCCTACTGCCACCCAATGGGATCAAGCACAGCTCTGTAGACTGCAATGGGGTTGTGTCTCTGGTGGGTGGGAATTCACTCCCATCGTCACCTGTGGGGCTCCTTCTGCCTAAAGTGACTGTAGATATGGCCTCCACCGGAGACAAT GCTGACACCACTGACACAGAGTACAGACAGGCCGGTGGAGGAACACACCAGGAGTTTATGGACTTCCTCGAGGGCCCAGAGGCCAGACAGAGAGCTCATAGTATAGCTAGTGTCATAACAAGCACAATGGAGG AGCTTGAAGAGTCGAGGCAGAGGTGTCCTCCGTGCTGGTACAATTTTGCCCACACCTTCCTCATCTGGGAATGTTGTCCAGTATGGCTGAAGATCAAGAATATGGTTAAACTAATTGTGATGGATCCATTTGTGGACTTGACCATCACCATCTGCATTGTACTGAACACATTGTTTATGGCCATGGAGCATTATCCAATGACCCCGAGTTTTGCCCATATGCTGGCTGTGGGCAACCAG gTATTCACTGGCATCTTCACGGCAGAAATGGTCCTCAAGATCATTGCTTTGGACCCATACCATTACTTTCAGGAGGGATGGAATATTTTTGATGGAATCATTGTCAGTTTAAGCTTGGTAGAGCTTTGTTTGGAAAATGTGGTTGGCATGTCTGTTTTGAGATCATTCAGATTG ctgaGAGTATTCAAGTTGGCGAAATCGTGGCCCACTCTTAACACGCTGATCAAAATAATTGGTAATTCAGTGGGGGCTTTGGGCAACCTGACGCTGGTGCTGGCCATTATCGTCTTCATCTTTGCTGTGGTGGGCATGCAACTGTTCGGAAAAAACTAcaaggactgtgtgtgtaaaatctcTGACGACTGCACTCTGCCCCGTTGGCACATGAGTGACTTCTTCCATTCATTCCTCATTGTGTTCCGAGTGCTTTGTGGAGAGTGGATAGAGACCATGTGGGACTGTATGGAGGTGGCTGGGACGACCATGTGCATCATTGTCTACATGATGGTCATGGTTATTGGAAACCTTGTG GTGCTGAACCTGTTCCTGGCCCTGCTGCTGAGTTCGTTCAGTGCCGACAACCTGGCAGCAACGGAAGACGACAGCGACAACAATTTGCAGGTTGCCCTTGGACGGATTCAGAAAGGCATTGCCTTTGCCAAGTCCCTGCTTCGAAGCAGCTGCAACAGTGTCTGTCTCAGGAATAAGAAGAAAGGGAAGGGTGAGGACAAATCGCTGGATGAGCTCCACAAACCTTTTGGGCCGAATGGTGTCCCCAACCATACCATCAAAGACTTCCCTAAGAATGGCAACGGGGATGTGATTGGAGTGGACAAAAATGGAGACAAGTACATAGTCAGCAGCAAGAGCGATGATTCTATAATGTCCTTCATCAACAATCCTAGTCTGACTGTCATTGTTCCTATCGCTGTTGGAGAGTCTGACTTTGAAAACCTCAACACGGAGGACTTCAGCAGTGCCTCGTCTGATGCAGCAGGATGCCATGTG ATTATAGAAGACGATGGCCAGTTTAGCTCCTCTGAGGGCAGCACAGTGGAGGCAGGCGGGGATGTAGAGTCTGTAGACTTTGAACTGGAAGAATCTATTGAACCTGATGCCTGCTTTCCTGATG GCTGTGTGAAAAAGTTCCCATGTTGTCAGGTAAATACGGATGTGGGCTGGTGGAAGGTGTGGTGGACACTAAGAAAGACCTGTTACCGGATAGTGGAGCACAACTGGTTTGAGagcttcatcatcttcatgatCCTGCTTAGCAGTGGAGCACTG GCATTTGAAGACATCTACATTGAGAAGAGGAAGACCATTAAAACAATATTGGAGTTTGCTGACAAAATCTTCACCTACATCTTCATTCTGGAGATGTTACTGAAGTGGGTGGCGTATGGATATGCCAAGTATTTCACAAATGCCTGGTGCTGGCTGGACTTTCTCATTGTTGAT GTCTCACTGGTCAGTATGGTAGCCAATGCCATTGGATATTCTGATCTCGGTCCCATCAAGTCTCTGAGAACCCTGCGAGCTCTGAGACCCCTGAGAGCCCTGTCACGATTCGAAGGCATGAGG gTGGTTGTCAATGCCCTGCTGGGAGCCATTCCCTCCATCTTCAATGTGCTACTGGTATGTCTCATCTTCTGGCTTATCTTCAGCATCATGGGAGTCAACTTATTTGCGGGGAAGTACTACCAGTGCATCAACAGAACCACAGATAAGAGATTCCTAACATCAGAGGTGAAACACAAGAATGACTGTTTGGCCTTGGGCAATGAGGCTCGCTGGAAGAACCACAAAATTAACTTTGACAATGTTGGCTTGGGTTACCTTGCACTGCTGCAAGTG GCTACATTCAAGGGCTGGACGGACATCATGTATGCTGCTGTGGACTCTCAAAGCAAGGTA CCAGATGATCAACCAGAGTATGAAATCAACCTGAAGATGtacatgtattttgttgttttcatcataTTTGGAGCCTTCTTCACACTCAATCTCTTTATTGGTGTCATCATAGACAATTTcaatcagcaaaagaaaaag CTAGGAGGTCAAGACATCTTCATGACTGAAGAACAGAAGAAATACTACAATGCCATGAAAAAATTGGGGTCAAAGAAACCACAAAAACCTATTCCTAGACCATCA AACAAAATTCAAGGATACATCTTTGACTTCAccacaaaacaagcatttgatATTGTAATAATGGTTCTAATATGGCTAAATATGGTAACCATGATGGTGGAAACTGCTGACCAGTCTGAACAAAAGGGCCACATTCTCTACTGGATTAATTTAGTGTTCATATGCATCTTCACTGGAGAGTGTTTGTTGAAGATGATCTCGCTTCGCCAGTACTATTTCACAAATGGTTGGAATGTATTTGATTTCATCGTGGTCATCCTGTCAGTCATTG GTATGAGTCTCTCAAATGTGAtacagaaatattttgtttcGCCTACCTTGTTCAGAGTCATTCGATTGGCTCGGATTGGCCGCATCCTCCGCCTTATTAAAAGTGCCAAAGGAATCCGCACACTCTTGTTTGCCttgatgatgtcacttcctgccttGTTCAACATTGGTCTCTTGCTGTTCTTGGTGATGTTTATCTATGCCATCTTTGGCATGTCAAACTTTGCTTACGTCAAGCACGAATCAGGCATTGATGACCTTTTCAATTTTGAGACATTTGGCAACAGCATGATCTGTTTGTTCCAGATCACCACCTCAGCAGGGTGGGATGGCCTACTAGCTCCCATTCTCAACAAACATAAAGATGATTGTAGCCCTACCACGGAGCATCCTGGCAGTTCGGGAACAGGAGACTGTGGAAATCCTCCTGTGGGAATTGCCTTCTTTGTGAGCTACATCATCGTCTGTTTCCTGATTGTGGTGAATATGTACATTGCAGTCATCCTGGAAAACTTCAGTGTGGCCACTGAGGAGAGCTCGGACCCACTAAGTGAGGatgattttgaaatgttttatgagatCTGGGAAAGATTTGATCCTAGTGCAACACAGTTCGTGGAGTACAATAAGCTGTCAGAATTTGCAGATGCTCTGGAACCACCATTACGTATAGCCGAGCCTAACAAGCTTGAACTGATCTCTATGGATCTACCCATGGTGAGTGGTGAACGCATTCACTGCCTGGACATCCTGTTTGCATTCACAAAACGTGTTCTGGGCGAGGGTGGGGAGATGGATATCCTAAGGGGGCAGATGGAAGAGCGCTTCATGGCCTCCAATCCTTCCAAAGTGTCCTACGAACCCATCACTACCACCCTCCGTCGCAAACAGGAGGACTCATCAGCCATTGTCATCCAGAGAGCATTCAGACACTATGCAAAGAAATGTGCTGCCATTAAGCTCTGCGACACATCCAGTGATAACATTCAAAAGGATGAAACAGTCATTGACAAAGAGGATCTTGTCGCAGACAAACTCAAAGAAATTTCTTGTGCAGATAAAAGTGAACTGACACCTTCAACAGCCGCTCAACCCTCATGTAACAGTGTgacaacaaatggaaaaaacaaatatgaaaaagacaaaagtgaaaAGGAGGTTGTGGGCAAAGATGTCAGTGAGCAAGATATGTAA